Part of the Gallalistipes aquisgranensis genome, CGGCTTCGCGGATGTCGGAATCGGAATACCCGAGCGATGCGTCCCTGATGGTATAGATGTCCTTATCGGCCAGCGGCGCCATCACCCCCAGGTATTTCTGGGCGAAACGGGCGTAAGGTCCCCGGCGGATCGTCTCCTTCTGCACCACGATATTCACCTTCAGAGTGGTCGAAGGCATGGAATAGACCGCTCCGGAGGGAGACTCCACCAGACCGACCCGCGCGATGCGCGCGCTCTGTGCACCGGCCGTCAGCACCGCCGCCGAGGATGCGATCCCCAGCAGCGCTATTTTTACCGTCTTTTTCATAATCAGTCGTTTTACGATATACCGTATATCGGGCGAATTTACGTTTTTTCCCTCAAAAGTCACGGTTCCCGGCTCAAAATTTCAGATAAAAATCACGGGTGAGCCTCCTGTACTCCTCCGAAAAACCGCTCCGGTCGGCCGTCGACACGGCGAGCGTGTCTTCGCAGGGCATCGCCATTTCCGTGCCGAACTCGGTCAGAACCCGCATGACGGGCAGTCCGGGAGCCGGAACGACCGCCGTGCGGCGCAGCGGATACAGGCCCTCTCCGGCTGCCAGGTCCGTCAGCCGCTCCATCCCGTCCGGAGGAAGAATCACGGAAAAAATCCCCCCCGGGGCGAGTAGGCACCCCACGCAGACCGCCAGGTCCGGATAAGGCAGCGTATCGGCATGGCGGGCCGCCGAACGGGCCGGATCGGGACACCGCAGCGAATCGACGAAATAGGGCGGATTGGAGACGATATGGTCGTAACCCTCCCCGTCGTATTCCCTCGCAAAATCCTGCAACGAGCGGGGAATCACCCGTACGGCACCGGGCCACGGACCCGCCGCCACATTCTCCTCCGCCTGCCGAGCACTCCGCCCGTCCACCTCCAGCGCATCCACCCGGAAGCCGTCCGGAGCACCGCATGCCTCCAGCCGCTGGGCCGCCATCAGGGCGATCAGCCCCGTTCCGGTACCCACGTC contains:
- a CDS encoding tRNA1(Val) (adenine(37)-N6)-methyltransferase, with product MSNSWFRFKKFRIEQGGSAMKVGTDGVLLGAWCRIGPEQRRLLDVGTGTGLIALMAAQRLEACGAPDGFRVDALEVDGRSARQAEENVAAGPWPGAVRVIPRSLQDFAREYDGEGYDHIVSNPPYFVDSLRCPDPARSAARHADTLPYPDLAVCVGCLLAPGGIFSVILPPDGMERLTDLAAGEGLYPLRRTAVVPAPGLPVMRVLTEFGTEMAMPCEDTLAVSTADRSGFSEEYRRLTRDFYLKF